The nucleotide sequence AACGTGCCGCTTCGAAGCCCATCGTCAGTATCTGGACATTCAATACATCCTGCGCGGCCGCGAAATCATGCATTGGGCTCCCCTGCCGACTCTCACCGAGGTTACGATGCCTTTCGACGCGGACAAGGATGCCGCCCTCTACGCCCGCTCGATCCCCGGCGTGCCGGTTCCCGTGCTCGCCGGACAGTTCACCATTTTCTTTCCGGGCGACGGCCACATCCCGTCCTGCGCTTGGGACGACGTGCCCGCCGAGGTGCTCAAGGTGGTGGTCAAGGTGCGCGTCGCATGATCCCGGCGGGAACAGCGGCGACCCCGTCCGCCCGATCCATGTTGCTCTTCGGCTCGCTGTGGTCCCTGCGGCACTATCCCACCACATCCCGCGAGTGGTCCTGGCGTCGCAAACTCGCCGCCATGCGTGCGGAAGGTTTCGACGGTGTCTTCGCCCCGGCGCATCCCGCGCTGCACGATCGCGGCCCACTGCGTTACTGGGCGGCCACCAGTCTGGGGGTCGCCGCGGAGGTCGCCCCGGCCTTCGCCGCCGCCAAGGAACTCGGCGCCCTCACCGTCAATGTGCAGCTCGGGGACTACGACTCACCGCTGGCGGAAATGGTTAAACTCGCGTCGCGCGTGCGGGCCGTCGCTCGCGATTTCGATCTGCCCTTCACCATCGAAACGCATCGCGATACCTGCACCGAAACTCCCGAGGCCACGTTCGCCCTGATACAGGGCTATCGCCGAAAAACCGGGGAGGCACTGCCCCTCTGTCTCGACCATTCGCACTTCGCCGTCATTCGTCACCTCAAACCG is from Synoicihabitans lomoniglobus and encodes:
- a CDS encoding YhcH/YjgK/YiaL family protein; amino-acid sequence: MILDSLAHWGQYRWLSPHFPSAFAFLETITADAAVGRHEIAGDDVFAFVQQHETKLVETCRFEAHRQYLDIQYILRGREIMHWAPLPTLTEVTMPFDADKDAALYARSIPGVPVPVLAGQFTIFFPGDGHIPSCAWDDVPAEVLKVVVKVRVA